The genomic stretch TCCAATGTTACTTCGAATTTATCTTTTAGTTCTTCAAGTGAAAGGTCAGTATGATTTAGGAAATCAATTTCATCTTCGGAGAAAAGTAATTCTTCTATATTAATATTTAAAGCACCTGCAATCTTACTAACTAATTCCGCAGAAGGAGCATGATCTAGACGTTCTAATTTGGATAAGTAACCATGACTAATACCTACTCTTTTGGCTAATTCTCTTACTGAAAGCCCGTTATTTATTCTATGCAATTTAATTTTTTCGCCAATATTAATTTAAATCACCTCCCAGGTGAGTATTCACTTTATTAATTTTAATATACAAAACAATGAAGATAAATAAAAAATGTAAAAATGTATGTTGACAATGCAAAATAATAGTAATAATATTAGTGTATGGTTCATATATGAATCACTTTTTATTTAAAGGAAATGGTTCATATATGAAACGATATGAGTATTATAGACAGAATTAAATTTTTTTATACAAAATGGTTCATAAATGAACCTGAGGAGAGGAGGTATGAATTGATGTTAGAAAAAGCAGATTTACCTCAAGTTTTAAGAGCAGAAGATATAGCTAAATATTTAAGAATTTCTTCACGACGTGCTTATGAAATTTTTGATGTTGTAGGCTTTCCAAAAATGCTAATTGGGAGATCTAAACGAGTTGAAAGGGAAAAGTTTTTGGACTGGTTAGATGAGCAAAATCACATTGATGTTAAATAAGGGAGGAATTTTATGTTATCTCTATATGCCATGGGTCTTTTAATAGCTGGTGGCTTTACTGGTATTTTAATCGTTGTAGCATGTGGTCCGCAATCAGTTAAAGATAAATTCAATTCACTTTTATGGAATCCAGAGGAGGATGAAATGTAATGAGTACTATACAAGTTGTTAGTCATAACGGATTAAATGTTATTAGTTCAGTAGAAATTGCTGAAATGGTTGGTAAAGATCACAGCGATTTAATGAAATCAGTTCGTAAGTATATTGAAACTCTTCACTCGGCAAATCTTCCTAGTGAAAATTTCTTTTTAGCTAGTGAATACCAAAATTCAAGAAATCAAAAACAACCATGTTTCTTACTTAGTAAAAAAGGTTGCGATATGGTAGCTAACAAAATGACAGGTGAAAAGGGAATTTTATTCACAGCAGCTTATGTAGATAAGTTTTATGAAATGGAAAAATCAATAACTCAACAATTACCGCCAATGACTCCATTACAAATGATTAATACCATTTCAACTGAAATGATGAAGCAAGATGAAAGGTTAAATTCATTAGAGGACAAAGTAAACAACCAATTAACTTTAGATTTTGGTCAACAAAGATGTGTTCAAAATGCTAAGAATAAACGTGTGTATCAGCTTTGGAATAATGGGAAAATCAACACTGACATTCTAGATACAGTCCAAAAAGTTCATGCTGCTATTGGTAGAGACTTAAAAAATGCATTTGCTGTAAACAGTTTTAGAGACATTCGTAAACATGAATATGAGGAAGCGATCAACTACATAAACGCTTGGAGACCTAGCTTAGTTTAATTTTTTAACATCTTTGCAAAATTTGATGACTGAAAATTGTCATAACATTGAAGGGAGGTGAAGACAATGGAATTCGTTGGTGAATGCATTGGTTGTAAGGGAGATATCTATAAAGGTGAAGAAATTCTAAGGCACCCAGGCGGTGGGATATTTCATGATGATAATGATTGTTTTGAAGAGTACATTCGTGAAATTTGTTTTAGTACAAATGCATAAAAAAATAGCTAACCAAAAGGTCAGCCATTAATAAAACGTCGCACTTTTA from Arthrobacter citreus encodes the following:
- a CDS encoding DNA-binding protein produces the protein MLEKADLPQVLRAEDIAKYLRISSRRAYEIFDVVGFPKMLIGRSKRVEREKFLDWLDEQNHIDVK
- a CDS encoding helix-turn-helix transcriptional regulator; translation: MHRINNGLSVRELAKRVGISHGYLSKLERLDHAPSAELVSKIAGALNINIEELLFSEDEIDFLNHTDLSLEELKDKFEVTLDGKPLTDKELELAIKSIRELRSSSI
- a CDS encoding Rha family transcriptional regulator, whose product is MSTIQVVSHNGLNVISSVEIAEMVGKDHSDLMKSVRKYIETLHSANLPSENFFLASEYQNSRNQKQPCFLLSKKGCDMVANKMTGEKGILFTAAYVDKFYEMEKSITQQLPPMTPLQMINTISTEMMKQDERLNSLEDKVNNQLTLDFGQQRCVQNAKNKRVYQLWNNGKINTDILDTVQKVHAAIGRDLKNAFAVNSFRDIRKHEYEEAINYINAWRPSLV